A stretch of Bos taurus isolate L1 Dominette 01449 registration number 42190680 breed Hereford chromosome 5, ARS-UCD2.0, whole genome shotgun sequence DNA encodes these proteins:
- the LOC101906018 gene encoding uncharacterized protein isoform X3, translated as MELWNRRRRCWMKLEMERAGLERPFPAVTQPPQSRLGRERRQSRLGRERRLSRQGWETPSAVQGPQSWMEGQSRAYVKGEVLWTSQRSQSHQHLFRPPEDGLKKQLQRGHARGASGKNQRVLWSQDLTGGFLFPSPHRTQEGNGVAAEVTRFQGHLLRGGGNLVQGGCTSPACLCACVGVRARVLKLRVRGPCVRVYAVRARVPRVCTGVAAAAGARPGRGSACPSLCAPARQPERSIASGQECACVGRNGMRLLVLSPQDSREACMGFW; from the coding sequence ATGGAGTTGTGgaacaggaggaggaggtgctggATGAAGCTGGAAATGGAAAGGGCAGGCCTGGAGAGGCCTTTTCCAGCTGTCACCCAGCCTCCCCAGAGCCGGCTGGGGAGGGAAAGACGACAGAGCCGGCTGGGGAGGGAAAGACGACTGAGCCGGCAGGGGTGGGAAACCCCCTCAGCGGTTCAGGGCCCTCAGTCTTGGATGGAGGGTCAAAGCCGGGCCTATGTGAAGGGAGAAGTGCTCTGGACATCACAGCGCTCCCAGTCACACCAACATCTTTTTCGGCCACCTGAGGATGGTTTGAAAAAGCAACTACAGAGGGGTCATGCTCGAGGGGCGTCGGGCAAAAACCAGCGCGTGCTGTGGAGCCAGGACCTGACGGGAGGGTTCCTGTTTCCATCCCCTCATCGGACCCAGGAAGGAAATGGGGTGGCTGCAGAGGTGACCAGGTTCCAGGGCCACCTGTTGCGCGGGGGTGGGAACCTGGTACAGGGTGGGTGTACGAGCCCTGCGTGCCTGTGTGCGTGCGTGGGTGTGCGCGCACGTGTGCTGAAGCTGCGTGTTCGGGGGCCGTGCGTACGTGTGTATGCGGTGCGCGCGCGTGTGCCCCGCGTGTGCACGGgcgtggcggcggcggcgggcgcgcgACCCGGCCGCGGTAGTGCGTGCCCGTCGCTCTGCGCACCCGCCCGCCAGCCGGAGCGCAGCATCGCCTCCGGCCAAGAGTGTGCATGCGTGGG